CTGCATGATTTGCCACATTTCACTCTCGCTCACATAACCGCAAAGGTATGCCCAGCGTCCGAGGTTTACCAGACGCACCAGATCCCATGCGATGACGCTGCCCGGCATCTTCCCTCCGGGACACCATCCGTTTTCTTCCATGCTCTCCGCTATCAGGCAGACATCTCCTATCTTGCTTTCCTCGTCGTCTCGCTCTTCCTGTGATATGTTTTCGATTCCCCGTTTCCGGACTTTTTCAAGGGCTTCGTCGGCCTCGGCATGATGCCCTTCTTCAAGCAGCCACTTCACAATCTCCAGTGTACTCTCGCGGTCAGTCACATTCCACCAGCTCTCAATCGTGCTCCTGATGCTTTCGACATCTTCCTCAGGACAGTCAATCGAATCCACATTCTCGTCATTATACACTAACATGGGCGCACCGAAAGCCAGCAGCCGGAGCTGTGCCGTATCCAGTTTGCCGTCGTCGGCTTTGTTAATGGTCCACCCATCACTACCGAAGGCGTCCATCATCTGTGCCATTGCATCGGATGAGGACAGTTCCTCTCCGAGTGTGCCGTCCATCATTCCCTGCATCATCTGCTGGGCGTATGCCATGTTCTGACGGCCTGCCTGCGCCACCGTCTCCGGGTCTATGCCCGCCGCTTTCAGCATAGCTTCCTGCTGTGCCTGTACTGCTGCCATGTCGGGCATTCCCGCGCCCATCTGTGCCATGAGTTGTTCCTCCATGCCGCCGGGCATCTGGAATCCCGGGATATTCCCGAACATGGACTGTGCCTGTTCCATAGCCGCCTTTACTGCGGCTTCCTGTGCCGCCTTTGCCATTTCCTCCGGACTTTGAGGATTTGCTTTTTCTTTTGTCATATCATCTTGATTATTAAAAATGTGATACTCTATCCTTCGGCTCCTGCCGTCAGCAGGATTTCCGTTATTTCGTTGTAACCCCGCTCACTGGCATAATACAATGCCGTATGCTGGAGATTGTCCGCAAGGTTCACGTTCGCCCCATGCTCCACAAGGAGTGAGACAAATTCGTTGTTCCCTTCTCTGGCGGCAAGGATTAGGGGCGTTTCCCCGTTCCCGTTCTGCGCATCTGCCTGTGCGTGGGCTGCTATCAGGTCGTTGCCGATAAACTTGTTCCCGGACCATGCGGCAAAATGTAGCGGGCTGTTTCCGTCCAATTGGGCCTTGTTTACATCAGCTCCGGCACCGATCAGAAGCCTGGCAACGGCAAGGTTCCCTTTCATGCAGGCGATGATTAACGGGGTTTCCCCTACGTCGTTCGCCGTATCTATCATGTCGGGGTATGCAGAAAGTAGCGAGCGGACGATTTCCGACTGGCCGTTGAAAGCCGCCTGATGAAGCGGTGTGTTGCCATGTGTATCGGTCGTGCTTTCTACGGACAGACGTTCCACCACTGTACGCAATCCTTGTGCAGTGGCGTAGTCTATCGCCTTGTGCCCCGTGTTGTCGGCTATTTCCGTGTCCGCTCCCTGTTCTATCAGGAACAGGGCGGCGTCTGTACGCCTGTTGTCAAGCAGACGGATCAACGGGGTACGGCCATCGCTGTCCGTTGCATCAATGTCCGCTCCGTATTGTACCAGTTTCCCGATTATCTCCTTGTTCCCGCTCCGGGAAGCGGCGTGCAAGGGTGTTTCCGACAGGTTGTTGGCGATGGTCGCATCCGCCTCGCTGTCAAGCAGCAGGTTCACGATGTCCCTGTAACCTTTCAGACAAGCGTAATGCAGCGGCGTATTGCCCTCGGCGTCCCGCTTGTTCACGTCGATGCCGCCTTTCTTCAGGAATATCAGCACGATGCCTTTCTGTCCGTTCCGGCAGGCATTCAGAAATGTCATGTTGTTGTCCATACGATTCTCAGCTGTATTTCAATAAAAATTTCACAAGGGATTCGTCGTTCTTCTTCGCCGCAATGTCCAGGGCTGTCAGCCCCTCATTGTTCACGGCGTTCACGTCCGGGGTACCGAAGTCCATCACGAGGGCGGCGGCTTCCTTCGAGCCTCTCATCGAGCTGGCTGCGATGTAATGCAGCAGGGTATTGCCCCATTTGTCCCTGGCGTTGATGTCCGCTCCGGCTTCAAGCAGTATTTCAAGTGTCTCTGCATCCTGTTCCGTGCAGGAACGCCCGTCGTATGGATATGACCTCGGCATGGCCGCGAAACGCGGTATGTTGCCGTCCCAGTACCGTCCCCCGTAGAGATTCATCGCAGGGGTCTGTCCCTGCATGTTGGCGGCATTTACATCCGCCCCGTTCTCCACAAGATAACGTACAGCCCAGATACCCGTATCATATCCTGCCCCGCGGCAGGCGACGGACAAGGCTGTGTTCCCCTCCTTGTCGGCGGGGCTTTCCGGGTCCCACCCGCATTCCGTCAGGCATTGAAGGAAATGCAGACATTCTTCCTTGTCCTCGTGCTCGTGTCCTCTGTTGCTCATCCATACGGCAAAGGCCGTCCGTTCTTCCGCGTCCCTGAAATTGGGGTCGGCACCGCCTCTGAGCAGCATTTCCGCTGCGGTGAAGTTCTCCCATGCCAGGGCGCAACCCAACGGGGATTTGCCCTTGAAGTCGGTCATGTTTTTATCCTCGCAGATGCTTTGGGTATCTACTCCGGAACGCAACAGGGCATCCAAGGCTGTCATGTCATTGTGCCATAATGCCTGGAAGATGTCCAGCCCTCCGGCGAGGGCGGCCAGACCGTCCGTTTCGGGGTCCTGTCCCGACAGCAATGCCCCGATTTTACGCGCACCGCTTTCCACGGCTATGTCAAAGGCGGTTTTCCCGATGCTGTCCTTTTCTTCAGGGTCTATCTGTCCGCTTTCCAGAATGAGCTTTGCGGTGTGGCAGCACTGTCTGTCCGATTCCCGCAGGTTTTCCAGTTCGGCATACGCTTCCTGCTTGGATTTGTCCGAGTACCACCGCTGGGAAAAATCTGCTATCCGTCCTTCCGTGCGCCTGATATCGTCCGCAATAAGTCCGGCAGACAAGCAGATGACGTGCAGCACGTTTCTGCCGCTCCTGTCTGTAGAATCAATGCGGTTCCCCGTCGTCAGAAGGGCATCGGCCATCTGGAAATTGCGGTTGCGCACGGCTTCGATGAGGGCGGTCGTGTCTTTGCCGGAACGGGGCACTCTCGCCCCTTTGGACAGGAGCAGGCCGGCAATGTCGGCATCGTCCGGTCGGGGACCGCGTCTTGCCATGACGCACAGTGGTGTGTCGCCGTCATCGTTTTTCACATTGGGGTCCGCGCCCCTGTCCAGCAGGATACCTACGGCTGTCATGTCTGCAAAATGGCAGGCCGTATGCAGAGGGGTATTGTTCTTGCGGCTTTCGTCCAGGCTGTCAAGCGGGACATCCTGGTATGCTTCGTATAATTCGGAAGGTTCCGAATCATGGGAAGTGTGCAGATTGTAGATTTCTTTATTGGTCATCATTGTTGCATGAAGTATTGATTAACGTTTCAATATGTTTGTATTTCCCGCCCAGCCGGAAGGAAATGGCCTTAAGTTCTCCGTACAGATGCTGTTTGCAAGCGGCTTCCGCCTTCAGGCGCAAGATCCGTGTGTATGCCAGCGGCTCGGGAGTGCCTTGCGGCATGGGGCAGAACGGTGACTCCTCGTCATGGAGGTAACGGAGGAAGGCTTCAGGAAGTCTTTCCGTGCCGTGGCCGACATTCATGGGCACAAGGCGTTCGGCTTCACAAAGCAGCCTGTGGCACTCATCGTACCATTCCACCATGAAACAGCAGAGGGCTTTGTTGTACAGTAGCTTAAAATCCTTGGCCGGAATACGGTCAAAGCACACATAGGCGGAAGAAAAAGCCTTGTTGCTTAGGAATGAAACTCCAGCAGCGAACAGCTTGTCCGCATCTTCTTTAGGTATGCCTGGGGTATTTGCAAACTGTGTCATATCAGAAAGTTTATTGGAATTTATAAATGACTTTTATTAAGTAGCCATGCTGCCTGCCACATTTTGTTGATTTAATGATCTAAAATTAAATTCTGTATTGTATTATTTTTCCATATAAAGCTGAAGCTATAATCCAAATCATATGTGGTGAAGGTGATTTCCCAGCTATTGTTGTATTTCTCGGATAATTTGATTTCTTCAGGATAGAATCTGTTTTGCCATGAGGCATATATTTCTTCCTTATGTGCCAACCGGCTTTCATCAGGCAAGCGGCTTCCCACTCGCTCATTCACTGATTTCCAGTTTTCCAGCAACACCTGTAAATCCAATATCTGCCGGGGTAATGGAGCCGAAGTGTCTCCATCCAGCCAAATCACTGTTTCAGCCGAATATGATGGCAACTGTAATGTACACCACCAGCCGCATCGCTCGTTCGGCCACCAATCGCAAACTTTGGAATGAAAAACTCCCAAGCCTTTTATCGCATATTCTCTTTTTCTTCCCAATAAAGCAATTGCCAGCTTCTTGATATGATTCATTGTTCTTGTTTTAAGTGTTATTTGAGAATGAGTTTTATGGTTTGAAAAAGAACACCGGTTGGGGCTACCTTTCCTTGCAGCCGATGAACTTGCTTTTGTATATGGCATACTCTACCGTATAAACAGCCAGTTTCACGCCTAAGAACATGCCAACAAGCAATATATATGCTACAAAACAAAAATGATTATACAGGAGGTCTGTCAAGAATATAGGTATCAGCAGGGCCGTGATTGTAGCGTTCTGAAACCATTTCTGTACTTTCAATAACAGGTCAATGTACAAGTGATTCTCTATGTAGCTGAACCCCCATCTGTAATTATGTCGTTTCAGGTAAGACAACGAGAACCATAGTCCTGTAAGTGAAGCGATAAGGGCTACATACCACCATGCATCCATGTATGGGAACATGCTTTTTAAGAATGTCAGCAGAACAATGCCAATGATGCTGCATTCATAGACTATTCTTACTTTTGTTGTATTATTCATATATATATATATTGTTTGTAGAAACGCCATTGGGTTGAAGCACCTCCGCATACGAAGTATTTCTGTATCTTCCGGCGTGATTTTACGAAAATTTGATTTTCATGCCAGAGCCTCGATGTAGCTGTTCTTGACAGCAGCCATCATAAAAGGCATTTTGATATATCCGTTCGCTCATACGATTCCTCCTGCAATCGGAATAGTGCCGGTACTTCGCTTTCGGGTCTTCCGGTATTCGACACATTCTGACCGACCTGCCCGGAACACACAGCAGGCCATTCCCGGATGCTCTATCCGGATGTAATACGCATCATGTTTTTCTTCCATGTACAGAAGGATGCTTCCTCTTTGTTTCTGAATCTTATCCATGTTGCCGAAACTAAATTCATATGCGCAAATATAGCAAAAGGATTGCAAAAACAAACTGACCGGTCTGTTTTATTGTGTTAAAACTTATAAGAAGGATGATTTACGGATATGGTTTTTACCGGAAATCTGCTTTCAGACCTTCAGTAAAGAGCAAAGGAAATGAAGCCTCTTTGTGTAAATCGCCTGATATTCAGCATTGAAATCTACCGATACCCTCCGTACCGTTGATGCCTTCTCAACATGCGGCTTAAATCTTTCAACTGCACAATTCCTTTCGTATTTCCCGAAATCCGATTCCCTGCAATACTTTGAAAGGAGCATTGTAAGATGCTGTCCTTCTGCTGCCAACTACTGAATTCTCTGTTATACAATTCTCAGCCAATGGCGATGCGTTATGATAAAATAAAGCAATATGACCCAAAGAGGATAAATCACCCAGGACATGATGCAGGAGAACCTTTGACTGCCAAACAGCAATGGCTTTTCCCGCATTATTTCAATTCCCCTTTTCTTTTTGATGTAATGCCTGCTCATGAAATGATACATGATACAATAGATTAGGATGAAGAAAATAAACGGCAAATCATAATCGAAGTTATCTTTGACCAATGGATAAATCAACACTATTGCAGGTAAAAATAATAGTCCGCAAAATAGCATCACAGTTCTTTCATGCGGGTTTTCCAACCGAAATTTGTCCCGGTTGAATATGAAGAATTGATAATACATTGCATCGAAGAAGAATTTTATCAGTCTGATTGCTTTCATGCTTGCTTTACATTATGGAAAAAAACGATATATTATCGTCAGGGCGGTCAGGATGATGTGTTCCCAAAGGCAGACCGTATTATATCTCATCCGATATAAAGCAGATATGCCTATACCGACAACTGCCCAACAGACGATTATCCAACAGGAAACGATGTAATTGCAGGAGGATTCGTAAATCCATCCGAAGCCTTCGCCTATGGGATAGAGTTCCGTATGCCTCGTGAACTGCAAGTAATTACTGATGCCTGCCCATAGCATCAACAGGCAGCATAACGCCCATATCGTCCTTGCTATCTTTTGCCAAT
The Phocaeicola salanitronis DSM 18170 genome window above contains:
- a CDS encoding ankyrin repeat domain-containing protein — protein: MDNNMTFLNACRNGQKGIVLIFLKKGGIDVNKRDAEGNTPLHYACLKGYRDIVNLLLDSEADATIANNLSETPLHAASRSGNKEIIGKLVQYGADIDATDSDGRTPLIRLLDNRRTDAALFLIEQGADTEIADNTGHKAIDYATAQGLRTVVERLSVESTTDTHGNTPLHQAAFNGQSEIVRSLLSAYPDMIDTANDVGETPLIIACMKGNLAVARLLIGAGADVNKAQLDGNSPLHFAAWSGNKFIGNDLIAAHAQADAQNGNGETPLILAAREGNNEFVSLLVEHGANVNLADNLQHTALYYASERGYNEITEILLTAGAEG
- a CDS encoding ankyrin repeat domain-containing protein, whose protein sequence is MMTNKEIYNLHTSHDSEPSELYEAYQDVPLDSLDESRKNNTPLHTACHFADMTAVGILLDRGADPNVKNDDGDTPLCVMARRGPRPDDADIAGLLLSKGARVPRSGKDTTALIEAVRNRNFQMADALLTTGNRIDSTDRSGRNVLHVICLSAGLIADDIRRTEGRIADFSQRWYSDKSKQEAYAELENLRESDRQCCHTAKLILESGQIDPEEKDSIGKTAFDIAVESGARKIGALLSGQDPETDGLAALAGGLDIFQALWHNDMTALDALLRSGVDTQSICEDKNMTDFKGKSPLGCALAWENFTAAEMLLRGGADPNFRDAEERTAFAVWMSNRGHEHEDKEECLHFLQCLTECGWDPESPADKEGNTALSVACRGAGYDTGIWAVRYLVENGADVNAANMQGQTPAMNLYGGRYWDGNIPRFAAMPRSYPYDGRSCTEQDAETLEILLEAGADINARDKWGNTLLHYIAASSMRGSKEAAALVMDFGTPDVNAVNNEGLTALDIAAKKNDESLVKFLLKYS
- a CDS encoding DUF1266 domain-containing protein, yielding MTKEKANPQSPEEMAKAAQEAAVKAAMEQAQSMFGNIPGFQMPGGMEEQLMAQMGAGMPDMAAVQAQQEAMLKAAGIDPETVAQAGRQNMAYAQQMMQGMMDGTLGEELSSSDAMAQMMDAFGSDGWTINKADDGKLDTAQLRLLAFGAPMLVYNDENVDSIDCPEEDVESIRSTIESWWNVTDRESTLEIVKWLLEEGHHAEADEALEKVRKRGIENISQEERDDEESKIGDVCLIAESMEENGWCPGGKMPGSVIAWDLVRLVNLGRWAYLCGYVSESEMWQIMQAAADTALEHFSSWEEYGMSFVMGRGVWHGDPDDSETAYEIVSLLLEDDESPWKKSNFNIG